From Pseudomonas putida, one genomic window encodes:
- a CDS encoding gamma carbonic anhydrase family protein has protein sequence MAIRSFQQHTPKVGPRAFVDRSAVVLGDVEIGEDSSVWPLTVIRGDMHRIRIGARTSVQDASVLHITHAGPFNPDGFPLIIGDEVTIGHKVMLHGCTLGNRILVGMGSTIMDGAIVEDEVIIGAGSLVPPGKRLESGYLYVGSPVKQARPLTDKERAFFPYSAGNYVKLKDQHLAEGYDRPE, from the coding sequence ATGGCCATTCGTAGCTTCCAGCAACACACTCCGAAAGTTGGGCCACGGGCCTTCGTCGACCGCTCGGCGGTAGTGCTGGGCGATGTGGAAATCGGTGAAGACAGCTCTGTTTGGCCGTTGACGGTGATTCGCGGCGACATGCACCGCATCCGCATCGGTGCAAGGACCAGCGTGCAGGACGCCAGTGTGCTGCACATTACCCACGCCGGCCCGTTCAACCCGGACGGCTTCCCGCTGATCATCGGCGACGAAGTGACCATCGGCCACAAAGTCATGCTGCATGGCTGTACCCTGGGCAACCGCATTCTGGTCGGCATGGGCAGCACGATCATGGATGGCGCCATCGTCGAAGACGAGGTGATCATCGGCGCCGGTAGCCTGGTGCCGCCGGGCAAGCGCCTGGAGAGCGGCTACCTGTACGTGGGCAGCCCGGTAAAGCAGGCACGGCCACTGACCGACAAGGAACGTGCCTTTTTCCCGTATAGCGCCGGTAACTACGTGAAGCTCAAGGACCAGCACCTGGCCGAAGGCTACGACCGCCCGGAATGA
- a CDS encoding YheV family putative zinc ribbon protein: protein MSEVAVNKTKKRFIAGAVCPACSEPDKLMMWSEDDVPHRECVACGFTDTLNEQGLSVPKELGTRVNHLAPKAAPAKVQTVQFFPNPKLKKPAD from the coding sequence ATGAGCGAGGTAGCTGTGAACAAGACCAAGAAGCGCTTCATCGCCGGGGCGGTCTGCCCGGCGTGCAGCGAGCCGGACAAGTTGATGATGTGGAGCGAAGACGACGTGCCGCACCGAGAGTGCGTGGCCTGCGGCTTCACCGACACCTTGAATGAACAGGGGCTGTCGGTACCCAAGGAGCTGGGGACGCGGGTCAACCACTTGGCGCCCAAGGCGGCGCCGGCCAAGGTACAGACGGTGCAGTTCTTCCCCAATCCCAAGCTGAAGAAACCAGCTGACTAA
- the coxB gene encoding cytochrome c oxidase subunit II, with protein MMRHPPVWMGLLLWTVFGQANAAWTVNMAPGATEVSNAVFDLHMTIFWICVIIGVVVFGAMFWSMVIHRRSTGQQAAHFHEHTWVEILWTVVPLLILVAMAIPATKTLIDIYDASESDIDIQVTGYQWKWHYKYLGQDVEFFSNLATPADQIQNKAPKDEHYLLEVDQPLVLPVGAKVRFLVTAADVIHSWWVPAFAVKRDAIPGFVNEAWTRVEKPGIYRGQCTELCGKDHGFMPVVVEVKSKADYDTWLGERKAEAAKLKELTSKEWTLEELVARGDKVYHTTCVACHQAEGQGLPPMFPALKGSKIATGPKDAHLDIVFHGKPGTAMAAFGKQLSEVDIAAVVTYERNAWGNDTGDMVTPKDVLALKQAQAQ; from the coding sequence ATGATGCGACATCCACCCGTCTGGATGGGCCTCCTGTTGTGGACGGTTTTCGGTCAGGCGAACGCCGCCTGGACCGTAAACATGGCGCCGGGGGCGACGGAAGTCTCCAACGCCGTGTTCGACCTGCACATGACCATCTTCTGGATATGCGTGATCATCGGCGTCGTGGTGTTCGGCGCGATGTTCTGGTCCATGGTCATCCACCGCCGTTCCACCGGCCAGCAAGCTGCGCATTTCCACGAGCACACCTGGGTGGAAATCCTGTGGACCGTGGTCCCCTTGCTGATCCTGGTGGCCATGGCCATCCCCGCCACCAAGACCCTGATCGACATCTACGACGCCAGCGAATCGGACATTGATATCCAGGTTACGGGCTATCAGTGGAAATGGCACTACAAATACCTGGGCCAGGATGTGGAGTTCTTCAGCAACCTGGCCACCCCTGCCGACCAGATCCAGAACAAGGCGCCCAAGGACGAGCACTACCTGCTTGAGGTCGACCAGCCGCTCGTGCTGCCGGTGGGCGCGAAAGTGCGCTTTCTGGTGACCGCCGCCGACGTGATCCATTCCTGGTGGGTTCCGGCTTTCGCGGTCAAGCGCGACGCCATCCCTGGCTTCGTCAATGAAGCCTGGACCCGGGTCGAGAAGCCCGGCATCTACCGCGGCCAATGCACCGAGCTGTGTGGCAAGGACCACGGTTTCATGCCGGTGGTGGTGGAGGTCAAGTCCAAGGCCGACTACGACACCTGGCTCGGCGAGCGCAAGGCCGAGGCGGCCAAACTCAAAGAGCTGACCAGCAAGGAATGGACCCTTGAAGAGTTGGTCGCCCGTGGCGACAAGGTTTACCACACCACCTGCGTGGCCTGTCACCAGGCCGAGGGCCAGGGCTTGCCGCCGATGTTCCCGGCACTCAAGGGCTCGAAGATCGCCACCGGCCCCAAGGATGCCCACCTGGACATCGTCTTCCACGGCAAGCCCGGCACCGCCATGGCGGCCTTCGGCAAGCAGCTGTCTGAAGTCGATATCGCCGCCGTGGTCACCTACGAGCGCAACGCCTGGGGCAATGACACAGGCGACATGGTGACACCGAAGGACGTGCTGGCGCTCAAGCAGGCACAAGCGCAATGA
- a CDS encoding SulP family inorganic anion transporter, which yields MNITQLKAALPRELLASVVVFLVALPLCMGIAIASGMPPAKGLITGIIGGIVVGFLAGSPLQVSGPAAGLAVLVFELVRQHGVAMLGPILLLAGLLQLLAGRLRLGCWFRVTAPAVVYGMLAGIGVLIVLSQVHVMFDTAPQPSGLQNLIGFPATVASALPFESAGSGWQAGLLGMGTIAVMWGWERFRPQRLRFLPGALLGVGGMTLLSMWLALPVNRVQVPADLSEAIDWLRPEDLLQLADPTLLVAAFALAFIASAETLLSAAAVDRMHSGQRSDFDRELSAQGIGNMLCGVLGALPMTGVIVRSSANVQAGAQTRASAILHGLWLLAFVVALSSVLQQIPVASLAGVLVYTGIKLVDFKAFRGLGRYGRMPMFTYAATALAIIFTDLLTGVLLGFALTLLKLALKAARLKINLLSLDRPGHMELRLTGAATFLKVPALTQVLETVPAGTQLHVPLANLSYIDHSVLELLEDWGRTQRSAGSRLLIEPRGLKRRIEGGLRTAAEC from the coding sequence GTGAACATTACACAGTTGAAAGCGGCCTTGCCGCGAGAGTTGCTGGCGTCGGTTGTGGTCTTCCTGGTAGCCCTGCCCTTGTGCATGGGCATTGCGATCGCTTCGGGCATGCCACCGGCCAAAGGCCTGATAACCGGCATCATCGGCGGTATCGTGGTGGGCTTTCTGGCCGGTTCGCCGCTGCAGGTCAGTGGCCCTGCGGCCGGCTTGGCCGTGCTGGTGTTCGAGTTGGTGCGCCAGCACGGCGTGGCGATGCTCGGGCCGATCCTGCTGCTGGCGGGGTTGCTGCAATTGCTGGCCGGGCGCTTGCGCCTGGGCTGCTGGTTCCGCGTCACTGCCCCGGCGGTGGTGTATGGCATGCTGGCTGGTATCGGTGTACTGATCGTGCTGTCACAGGTGCATGTGATGTTCGACACGGCGCCGCAGCCTTCGGGCTTGCAGAACCTGATCGGCTTCCCCGCCACGGTGGCTAGCGCCCTGCCCTTTGAAAGTGCCGGCAGCGGCTGGCAGGCCGGCCTGCTCGGTATGGGCACCATCGCCGTGATGTGGGGCTGGGAGCGTTTTCGGCCACAGCGGCTGCGGTTTTTACCTGGCGCCTTGCTCGGTGTGGGGGGGATGACGCTGCTCAGCATGTGGCTGGCACTGCCAGTCAATCGTGTGCAGGTGCCGGCCGACTTGTCCGAGGCCATCGACTGGCTGCGCCCCGAAGATCTGCTGCAATTGGCTGATCCGACCTTGCTGGTGGCCGCCTTCGCGCTGGCGTTCATCGCCAGTGCCGAAACCCTGTTGTCTGCCGCAGCGGTGGACCGCATGCACAGCGGCCAGCGCTCGGACTTCGACCGGGAACTCTCCGCGCAGGGTATCGGCAACATGCTCTGCGGTGTATTGGGCGCCCTGCCCATGACCGGCGTGATCGTGCGCAGTTCGGCCAATGTGCAGGCCGGCGCGCAAACCCGCGCATCGGCGATCCTCCATGGCTTGTGGTTGTTGGCGTTCGTGGTGGCCTTGAGCAGTGTGCTGCAGCAGATTCCGGTGGCGAGCCTGGCGGGGGTGCTGGTGTACACCGGTATCAAGTTGGTGGACTTCAAGGCCTTTCGCGGGCTTGGCCGCTACGGTCGCATGCCGATGTTCACCTACGCAGCAACAGCGCTGGCGATCATCTTCACTGACCTGCTGACCGGTGTGCTGCTGGGCTTTGCCCTGACGCTGCTGAAGTTGGCACTCAAAGCGGCCCGCCTGAAGATCAACCTGCTCAGCCTGGACCGGCCGGGGCACATGGAGCTGAGGCTCACCGGCGCCGCCACCTTCCTCAAGGTGCCGGCACTGACCCAGGTGCTGGAAACGGTGCCAGCTGGCACCCAGTTGCACGTCCCGCTGGCCAACCTGAGTTACATCGACCATTCGGTGCTGGAGTTATTGGAAGACTGGGGGCGTACGCAGCGCAGCGCCGGTTCACGCCTGCTCATCGAGCCGCGTGGGCTCAAGCGGCGTATCGAGGGGGGCTTGCGCACTGCGGCAGAGTGTTGA
- the prlC gene encoding oligopeptidase A, which yields MGQCFFCQGSQTVSANNPLLQSYDLPPFSAIRAEHVLPAIEEILADNRKAIAQILEKQGKNPTWAGLVLAMDELNDRLGAAWSPVSHLNAVCNSKELREAYESCLPALSAYSTELGQNRALFEAYEALVNSPEAAGFDVAQKTILEHALRDFRLSGIDLPPAQQQRYAEVQSKLSELGSRFSNQLLDATQAWTKHVTDEAALAGLTDSAKAQMAAAAQAKGLDGWLITLEFPSYYAVMTYASDRALREELYAAYCTRASDQGPNAGQFDNGPVMREILDLRQELAGLLGYKNYAELSLATKMAESSDQVLSFLRDLAKRSKPFAVQDLEQLKAYAAEQGCPELASWDAGYFGEKLREQRYSVSQETLRAYFPIDKVLSGLFSIVQRLYGIEIAELKGFDTWHPDVRLFEIKENGQHVGRFFFDLYARANKRGGAWMDGARDRRRTAGGELQSPVANLVCNFTPAAPGKPALLTHDEVTTLFHEFGHGLHHLLTRIEHAGVSGINGVAWDAVELPSQFMENWCWEPEGLALISGHYETGAALPQDLLDKMLAAKNFQSGMMMVRQLEFSLFDFELHASHGDGRSVLQVLEGVRDEVTVMRPPAYNRFPNSFAHIFAGGYAAGYYSYKWAEVLSADAFSRFEEEGVLNAETGRAFREAILARGGSREPMVLFVDFRGREPSIDALLRHCGLSEDAAA from the coding sequence ATGGGGCAGTGTTTCTTCTGCCAAGGTAGCCAAACCGTGAGTGCGAACAACCCGCTTCTGCAGTCTTATGATCTGCCGCCCTTCTCGGCGATCCGTGCCGAACACGTGCTGCCGGCGATCGAAGAGATCCTGGCCGATAACCGTAAAGCCATTGCCCAGATCCTCGAAAAGCAAGGCAAGAACCCCACCTGGGCCGGCCTGGTGCTGGCCATGGACGAGCTCAACGACCGCCTGGGCGCTGCCTGGAGCCCGGTCAGCCACCTCAATGCGGTGTGCAACAGCAAAGAGCTGCGTGAGGCCTACGAGTCCTGCCTGCCGGCGCTCAGTGCCTACTCTACCGAACTGGGCCAGAACCGCGCGCTGTTCGAGGCCTATGAGGCTCTGGTCAACAGCCCTGAGGCCGCCGGTTTCGATGTGGCGCAAAAAACCATCCTCGAGCATGCACTGCGCGACTTCCGTCTGTCGGGCATCGACCTGCCACCTGCCCAGCAGCAGCGTTACGCCGAAGTGCAGAGCAAGCTCAGCGAATTGGGCAGCCGCTTCTCCAACCAACTGCTCGACGCCACCCAGGCCTGGACCAAGCACGTTACCGACGAAGCCGCGCTTGCCGGCCTGACCGATTCGGCCAAGGCGCAGATGGCGGCAGCCGCCCAGGCCAAAGGCCTCGATGGCTGGCTGATCACCCTGGAATTCCCCAGCTACTATGCGGTGATGACCTACGCCAGTGACCGCGCCCTGCGTGAAGAGCTGTACGCCGCCTACTGCACGCGCGCCTCTGACCAGGGCCCGAATGCCGGCCAGTTCGACAACGGCCCGGTGATGCGCGAGATCCTCGACCTGCGCCAGGAACTGGCCGGGCTGCTGGGCTACAAGAACTACGCCGAGCTGAGCCTGGCCACCAAGATGGCTGAGTCCAGCGACCAGGTGCTGAGCTTCCTGCGCGACCTGGCCAAGCGTTCCAAGCCGTTCGCCGTGCAGGATCTGGAGCAACTCAAGGCCTATGCCGCCGAGCAAGGTTGCCCCGAGCTGGCTAGCTGGGACGCCGGCTACTTCGGTGAAAAGCTGCGCGAGCAGCGCTACAGCGTGTCCCAGGAAACCTTGCGCGCCTACTTCCCGATCGACAAGGTACTGTCCGGCCTGTTCAGCATCGTCCAGCGCCTGTACGGCATCGAAATCGCCGAGCTCAAAGGCTTTGATACCTGGCACCCGGACGTACGCCTGTTCGAGATCAAGGAAAACGGCCAGCACGTCGGCCGCTTCTTCTTCGACCTCTATGCCCGCGCCAACAAGCGTGGCGGTGCCTGGATGGATGGTGCCCGCGACCGCCGCCGTACCGCGGGTGGTGAGCTGCAAAGCCCGGTGGCCAACCTGGTGTGCAACTTCACGCCCGCTGCGCCGGGCAAGCCTGCGTTGCTGACCCACGATGAAGTGACAACCCTGTTCCACGAATTCGGCCACGGCCTGCACCACCTGCTGACCCGTATCGAGCATGCTGGCGTGTCGGGCATCAATGGCGTGGCTTGGGATGCAGTCGAGTTGCCGAGCCAGTTCATGGAAAACTGGTGCTGGGAGCCGGAAGGCCTTGCACTGATCTCCGGCCATTACGAAACGGGGGCTGCCCTGCCCCAGGACCTGCTGGACAAGATGCTGGCGGCGAAGAACTTCCAGTCCGGCATGATGATGGTGCGCCAGCTGGAGTTCTCGTTGTTCGACTTCGAGCTGCACGCCAGCCACGGCGATGGCCGCAGTGTGCTGCAGGTGCTTGAAGGCGTGCGCGACGAGGTGACGGTCATGCGCCCACCGGCGTACAACCGCTTCCCGAACAGCTTTGCGCACATCTTCGCTGGTGGTTACGCGGCGGGCTACTACAGCTACAAATGGGCCGAAGTACTGTCGGCTGATGCCTTCTCACGGTTCGAGGAAGAAGGCGTGCTCAACGCCGAGACAGGCCGCGCCTTCCGCGAGGCCATTCTGGCCCGAGGCGGCTCGCGCGAGCCGATGGTGCTGTTCGTCGACTTCCGTGGCCGTGAGCCTTCCATTGATGCATTGCTGCGCCACTGTGGGCTGAGCGAGGACGCGGCGGCATGA
- a CDS encoding aminopeptidase — MKRSGPGPLDRVFSTLVPVLGAFLLSGCSSLAYYGQLADGQWQLLRARQPVEQVLADPASSPQLRARLQHAEQARLFASKQLGLPDNGSYRVYADLGRPYVVWNVFATPELSLQPVTHCFPVAGCVAYRGYYQQGAARGAAAVMRQAGMDVYVAGVEAYSTLGWFDDPILSSMVGWGDERLAALIFHELAHQRVYVQDDTAFNESFATFVEHEGSRQWRAARGLEANQGEQSLQRDQFIRLILASRERLQAIYAGPLDDTHKRAAKQAEFERLRREYRQVRDSQWAGDKRYDAWMYGPMSNAKLLPFGLYDQWVPAFAAVFREVGGDWARFYEKVEALGRLPGEQRKAMLARLVAGQ, encoded by the coding sequence TTGAAGCGCTCAGGCCCTGGGCCACTCGACCGCGTTTTCAGCACTTTGGTTCCAGTGCTGGGCGCCTTTCTGCTGAGTGGTTGCAGCAGCCTTGCCTATTACGGGCAGTTGGCCGATGGTCAATGGCAGCTGTTGCGTGCACGTCAGCCGGTGGAGCAGGTACTCGCCGATCCGGCCAGCAGCCCGCAGTTGCGGGCCCGCCTGCAACACGCCGAGCAGGCGCGGCTGTTCGCCAGCAAGCAACTGGGCCTGCCGGACAACGGTAGCTACCGGGTGTATGCCGACCTCGGGCGGCCCTATGTGGTGTGGAATGTGTTCGCTACGCCTGAGCTCTCGCTGCAGCCGGTGACGCACTGTTTCCCTGTGGCCGGTTGCGTCGCCTACCGCGGTTATTACCAACAGGGTGCAGCCCGCGGCGCGGCGGCGGTGATGCGCCAGGCGGGCATGGATGTCTATGTGGCCGGTGTCGAAGCTTATTCGACGCTTGGCTGGTTCGACGACCCGATCCTGTCGTCGATGGTCGGCTGGGGCGATGAGCGCCTGGCCGCGTTGATCTTCCACGAACTGGCGCATCAGCGCGTGTACGTGCAGGACGACACGGCGTTCAACGAGTCCTTCGCCACGTTCGTCGAGCACGAAGGATCGCGGCAATGGCGCGCCGCCCGTGGGCTTGAAGCGAATCAGGGTGAGCAGAGCCTGCAGCGTGACCAGTTCATACGGCTGATTCTGGCCAGTCGCGAGCGGCTGCAGGCGATCTATGCCGGGCCGCTGGATGACACCCACAAACGTGCGGCCAAGCAGGCAGAGTTCGAGCGCTTGAGGCGGGAGTATCGCCAGGTGCGAGATAGCCAGTGGGCTGGGGACAAGCGCTATGACGCCTGGATGTATGGGCCGATGAGCAATGCCAAGCTGTTGCCGTTCGGGCTGTATGACCAATGGGTGCCAGCGTTTGCGGCGGTGTTCCGTGAGGTTGGGGGGGATTGGGCCCGGTTTTACGAGAAGGTAGAAGCGCTGGGACGGTTGCCGGGCGAACAGCGCAAGGCGATGTTGGCTCGATTGGTGGCGGGTCAGTGA
- a CDS encoding carbonic anhydrase, protein MPVKDPSKVVPQAPAESADAALKHIVDGFLRFHHDVFPEQQELFKKLATAQTPRAMFITCADSRIVPELITQSSPGDLFVTRNVGNVVPPYGQMNGGVSSAIEYAVSALGVHHIIICGHSDCGAMRAVLNPQSLTKMPTVSAWLRHAEVARTVVENNCACGSEHETMQVLTRENVIAQLHHLRTHPSVASRLAAGELYIHGWVYDIETSRIEAYDAASDSFMPLAAGEPVPCATPRGRY, encoded by the coding sequence ATGCCCGTCAAGGACCCATCCAAGGTCGTTCCGCAGGCCCCCGCGGAGAGCGCCGATGCCGCCCTCAAGCACATCGTCGACGGCTTCCTGCGTTTCCACCATGACGTCTTCCCTGAGCAGCAAGAGCTGTTCAAGAAGCTCGCCACCGCGCAAACGCCGCGCGCCATGTTCATCACCTGTGCCGACTCGCGCATCGTCCCCGAGCTGATCACCCAGAGCTCGCCAGGCGACCTGTTCGTTACCCGTAACGTCGGCAACGTGGTTCCGCCGTATGGCCAGATGAACGGCGGTGTTTCCAGCGCCATCGAGTACGCCGTGTCGGCGCTGGGTGTGCACCACATCATCATCTGTGGCCACTCCGACTGCGGCGCGATGCGTGCGGTACTCAACCCGCAATCGCTGACCAAGATGCCGACCGTTTCCGCCTGGCTGCGGCATGCCGAAGTGGCACGTACCGTGGTCGAGAACAACTGCGCCTGCGGCAGCGAGCACGAAACCATGCAGGTGCTGACGCGGGAAAACGTCATCGCCCAGTTGCACCACCTGCGCACCCACCCGTCGGTGGCCTCGCGCCTTGCGGCTGGCGAGCTGTACATCCATGGTTGGGTCTATGACATCGAGACCAGCCGGATCGAAGCCTACGATGCCGCCAGCGACAGCTTCATGCCCCTGGCCGCCGGTGAGCCGGTGCCCTGCGCGACTCCGAGAGGCCGCTACTAA
- a CDS encoding HAD family hydrolase, which translates to MHQQNILFDLDGTLTDPRLGITRSIQYALAKLGIDEPDLTRLEHFIGPPLLQAFMQFYSFDEAKAWEAVNFYRERFRVTGLYENLVFEGVPELLQDLNRQGRTLYIATSKPWEFAREIARHFAFDHHFKVIYGSELDGTRTNKVELIRHLLDEEGLDPAQTLMIGDRKHDLIGARSNGVQAVAVGYGFGSDEELKAHTPEFHYATLAEMHQAFIKA; encoded by the coding sequence ATGCACCAGCAGAATATCCTTTTCGACCTTGACGGCACCCTGACCGACCCGCGCCTGGGCATCACCCGTTCGATCCAGTACGCCCTGGCCAAACTGGGCATCGACGAGCCAGACCTGACGCGGCTCGAGCACTTCATCGGCCCACCCCTGCTGCAGGCCTTCATGCAGTTCTACAGCTTCGATGAAGCCAAGGCGTGGGAGGCGGTGAATTTTTACCGGGAGCGCTTCCGGGTCACCGGCCTCTACGAAAACCTGGTCTTCGAAGGCGTGCCGGAACTGCTCCAGGACCTGAACCGTCAGGGCCGTACGCTGTACATCGCAACGTCCAAGCCTTGGGAGTTCGCCCGTGAGATCGCCAGGCACTTTGCCTTCGATCATCACTTCAAGGTGATTTACGGCAGCGAACTGGACGGCACCCGCACCAACAAGGTCGAGCTGATTCGCCACCTGCTGGACGAGGAAGGACTGGACCCGGCGCAGACCCTGATGATCGGCGATCGCAAGCACGACCTGATCGGGGCGCGCAGCAATGGGGTGCAGGCAGTGGCAGTGGGCTACGGGTTTGGCAGCGACGAAGAATTGAAGGCCCACACGCCTGAGTTTCACTACGCCACCTTGGCTGAGATGCATCAGGCGTTCATCAAGGCCTGA
- a CDS encoding PA0069 family radical SAM protein — protein sequence MNLPAPPKGRGTAHNPHNRFAPSHSVAEDDGWYLEVPLTQGTEVRVETAKTIISRNTSPDLPFDRSINPYRGCEHGCIYCYARPSHAYWDLSPGLDFETKLIAKTNAAEVLAEQLSKPGYVCAPINLGANTDPYQPIEREHQLTRRLLEVLLRFRHPVTIVTKGSLILRDLDLLAEMASQRLVRVMISLTTLDDGLKRVLEPRAASPKARLRAIRVLREAGVPVGVLCSPMIPMINDSELEHLLQAAKEAGAQSAAYMMLRLPLEVAPLFEQWLQDHYPQRASHVLSLIRQSRGGELYDSRFGARMRGEGVFAELLAQRFAKAMRKLGLEGRQGQMLDCSAFCPPGGQMALF from the coding sequence ATGAATCTTCCAGCACCACCCAAAGGCCGTGGGACGGCTCACAATCCGCACAACCGCTTCGCTCCGAGCCATTCGGTGGCGGAGGATGACGGCTGGTACCTTGAGGTTCCACTTACCCAAGGCACCGAGGTGCGGGTTGAAACCGCCAAGACGATCATCAGCCGCAACACGTCACCCGACCTGCCCTTCGATCGCTCCATCAATCCCTATCGAGGCTGCGAGCATGGTTGCATCTACTGCTATGCCAGGCCCTCGCACGCCTATTGGGACTTGTCCCCAGGGTTGGATTTCGAAACCAAACTGATCGCCAAGACCAACGCTGCCGAGGTACTTGCCGAGCAGCTGAGCAAGCCTGGCTATGTGTGCGCCCCCATCAACCTGGGTGCCAACACAGACCCCTACCAGCCGATCGAACGTGAGCACCAATTGACCCGGCGCTTGCTGGAAGTGCTGTTACGTTTTCGCCACCCGGTGACCATCGTCACCAAAGGTTCGCTGATATTGCGTGACCTCGATTTGCTGGCCGAAATGGCCAGCCAGCGGTTGGTGCGGGTGATGATCAGCCTGACCACACTGGACGATGGCCTCAAGCGGGTGCTCGAACCGCGTGCGGCCTCGCCCAAGGCCAGGCTGCGGGCAATCCGGGTGCTGCGCGAGGCGGGTGTACCGGTGGGCGTGTTGTGTTCGCCGATGATTCCCATGATCAACGACAGCGAACTGGAGCACCTTTTGCAAGCCGCCAAGGAGGCTGGTGCGCAGAGCGCAGCCTACATGATGCTGCGCCTGCCCCTGGAAGTGGCACCGCTGTTCGAGCAATGGCTGCAGGACCACTACCCGCAGCGCGCCAGCCATGTGTTGAGCCTGATTCGCCAGAGCCGGGGTGGCGAGCTGTATGACAGCCGCTTTGGCGCGCGCATGCGTGGTGAGGGCGTTTTCGCAGAGCTGCTGGCACAACGCTTTGCCAAGGCCATGCGCAAGCTGGGTTTGGAGGGGCGGCAGGGGCAAATGCTGGATTGCTCGGCGTTCTGTCCGCCCGGTGGGCAAATGGCATTGTTTTGA